In Sulfuricurvum sp., the genomic stretch CTATTGCTAGGAGAGAATTTCATGGATATAGTAAAAATCCCCTTTGTTGAAAAAGTGGGGATAGAACAAGACGAAAAAGGTTTAAAACTCACCTTTCGCTCAGACAACCTAAACCATATCGCTACCGTACACGCAAGCGCACAATTCACTCTAGCAGAAACAGCAAGCGGTGAGGCGTTGCAGAGACTTTTTCCCGATTTGGTCGGCAAGGTTATCCCAGTATTGCGCGATTCACAAATCAAATTCAAAAAACCGACTACAGATACCATCTAT encodes the following:
- a CDS encoding YiiD C-terminal domain-containing protein; translation: MDIVKIPFVEKVGIEQDEKGLKLTFRSDNLNHIATVHASAQFTLAETASGEALQRLFPDLVGKVIPVLRDSQIKFKKPTTDTIYAIAIVSDEEIETFKTGLDKKGRAMIGVDVELRDESEVVVCIGRFTWFVQMMDGE